The Leifsonia sp. ZF2019 DNA segment CGCGCCGGCAAGAAGAACGACGACGCGCTGTGGGCTCGCTTCAAGGCGGCCGGTGACGCGATCTACTCCGCGAAGGCCGAGGTCGACGCCCGCGACAACGAGGAGTACGAGGCCAACCTCCAGCTCAAACTCGCGCTGCTCGACGAGGCGGAGCCGCTTCTCGGCGAGAAGGACCGCGAGGTCGCACGCAACGCCCTCCTCTCGATCCAGGAGCGCTGGGACGCCATCGGTCGCGTGCCGCGCGAGCAGGTGCGCCCGATCGAAGACCGGCTGCGCAAGGTCGAGACGGCCGTCCGCCGTCTCGACGAAGAGCACTGGGAGCGCAACAACCCCGAGAAGAAGGCGCGGTCCGAAGGGCTTGCCAGTCAGCTCAACGCGGCGATCGCGAAGCTCGAGCAGGAGCTCGCCGAGGCGCAGGCCGGCGGCGACGCCGCCAAGGTCAAGGCGGCCCAGGAGGCCCTCGACGCCCGCAAGATCTGGCTCGACGCGCTCGGCTGATCCTCCCCAACCGGATCAACTCGACGGCTTTTCCACAGATTCCGCTCCCGGCCGTCTCCCCGGCGCCGCACCCGCCACGCTGGAGAGATGACCGAGACACTGTGTCCCACCCTCTTGGACCGCCGCGTCCTTCCCCTCGCCGAGCTCCTGGCCCTCGTTCTCGACGGCCAGGCGTACCGTGTCGGTGACGCGTTCGCCCCGATCGACACCCCTGACACCCCGGCGCTCCGCGCGAGCGCCCTGAGGGCCGCCGTCCCGCGGCGAGCGATCGCCGAGCGGGCGACGGCCGCCTGGATCCACGGGGCGAGGAGCAGTCCGCCGGTCCGGCCGCAGGTGTGCCTCCGACCGCCCGATCGCGGTGCGCGCATCCCGGTGAGCGTGGACAGCAGGCAACGGCGACTCACCGCACACGAGACGACGATGATCGGCCCGCTGGCGGTGACCACTCCCCTGCGCACCGCTGCTGATCTCGTCCTCACCGCCGCAGAGTTCTCCGAGCCCGACGCACTGGAGGTCCGGCATCTCCTGGCGATCGAATCGGCAGCGCCGTCGGCGCTGCTCGCGTTCGTCCCCCGGACACGCCGCGGCGGCGCCGTGCGCGTGATCCGGCGGCTCGCGCTGGTCGAGCGGAGTCCGCTGCCCGTGTCCGTGCCGGACGAGGCCGCCGGTGTCAGCCCGCGCTGACGCGATACACGTCGTAGACGCCGTCGATCCGGCGCGCGGCGTTGAGCACGCGGTCGAGGTGGGTCGTGTCCCCCATCTCGAAGACGAAGCGGCTGAGCGCGAGACGATCGCTCGAGGTCGTCACCGTCGCGGAGAGGATGTTGACGTGGTGCTCCGAGAGCACCCTCGTGACGTCCGAGAGCAGACCGGAGCGGTCGAGCGCCTCGACCTGGATCTGCACCAGGAAGACGCTCTTCGAGCTCGGCGCCCACTCGACGTCGATCATCCGCTCTGGCTCTTGCAGCAGCGACTGCACATTGTGGCAGTTCGCCTGGTGCACGGACACGCCCTGCCCGCGCGTGATGAACCCGACGATCGGGTCGCCCGGCACCGGTGTGCAGCACTTCGCCAACTTGACCAGGATGTCCGGCGCCCCGCGCACGAGCACGCCGGAGTCGCTGTTGCGCAGCGTGCGCCCGCGACCCTTGACCGGGATGTCGATCTCGCCGTCCGACTCGACCTCGCTCTGCAGCGACGCCACAACCTTCTCGATCACGGACTGGGTCGAGACGTGCCCCTCGCCGACCGCCGCATACAGCGTCGACACGTCCGCATACTTCAGCGACGACGCGACCTCCACGAGCGCGTCCTGCGTCATCAGCTTCTGGAGCGGGAGGTTCTGCTTGCGCATCGCGCGCGCGATCGCATCCTTGCCCTGCTCGATCGCCTCGTCGCGGCGCTCCTTCGTGAACCACTGGCGGATCTTGTTGCGCGCGCGGGGGCTCTTGACGAAGTTGAGCCAGTCCTGGCTGGGGCCGGAGTCGGGGTTCTTCGAGGTGAAGATCTCGACGACGTCACCCGTGGCCAGCGTGCTCTCCAACGGGACCAGCCTGCCGTTGACCTTCGCCCCCATGGTGCGGTGGCCGACCTCGGTGTGCACGGCGTACGCGAAGTCGACCGGCGTCGCGCCGGCGGGGAGGCCGATCACGCGGCCCTTCGGCGTGAAGACGTAGACCTCCTTGGCGCCGATCTCGAAGCGCAGCGAGTCCAGGAACTCGCTCGGGTCGGCCGTCTCGGCCTGCCAGTCGGAGATGTGCGCCAGCCAGGCGAGATCGGTGTCGTTCGCGGACGGGCCGCCCGAGCTCTTTCCGGTGGTCTGCTCCTTGTACTTCCAGTGCGCGGCGACACCGAACTCCGCCCGCTGGTGCATCTCCTCCGTGCGGATCTGGATCTCGACGGGACGACCCAGAGGTCCGATGACGGTGGTGTGGAGCGACTGGTAGAGGTTGAACTTGGGAGTCGCGATGTAATCCTTGAAGCGGCCCGGCATCGGCGTCCAGCGGGCGTGGATCTGCCCGAGCACCGCGTAGCAGTCGCGCACCGTGTTCACCAGGACGCGGATGCCGACGAGGTCGTAGATATCGTCGAACTCCCGGCCGCGGACCACCATCTTCTGATAGATCGAGTAGTACTGCTTGGGGCGACCGACGACCTTGCCGCGGATGCGGGCCGACTTGAGGTCGTCGTTGATCGCGTCGATCACCTGCTGGACGAGACGCTCGCGCTCAGGCGTGCGCTGCTTCACGAGGCTCTCGATCTCAGCGTAGAGCTTGGGGTAGAGCACCGCGAACGAGAGGTCCTCGAGCTCCCACTTGATCGCCTGAATGCCGAGCCGGTGGGCCAGCGGCGCATAGATCTCGAGCGTCTCCGTCGCCTTGCGAGTGGCATTCGCGGCGGGCACGAAGCCCCAGGTGCGCGCGTTGTGCAGGCGGTCGGCGAGCTTGATGATGAGCACACGGATGTCCTTCGACATCGCCACGATCATCTTGCGGACCGTCTCGGCCTGCGCACTGTCGCCGTACTTGACCTTGTCGAGCTTCGTCACGCCGTCGACGAGCATCGCGATCTCGTCGCCGAACTGATCGCGCAGCTCGTCCAGCGTGTACTCCGTGTCCTCCACGGTGTCGTGCAGGAGGGCGGCGGCGATGGTCTTGGCGCCGATCCCGAGGTCCGCGATGATCTGCGCCACTGCGACCGGATGCGTAATGTACGGCTCACCCGAGCGGCGCTTCTGCCCGGTGTGTGCGCGCTCCGCGACGGCGTAGGCGCGCTCGATCAGCGAGAGGTCGGCCTTCGGGTGGTGCATGCGCACCGTCCGGATCAGGGTGTCGACCGCTCCCGCCGGCTGTGCGCGCGAGAAGATGCGCGGCACCAGCCGGCGCAGGGAGGCGGACTGCGGTGTCGAAGTATCAACCATGTGCGCGCCTCCTGTCGTCCATTATCACCGCTCGGACGGGGCGCTCCTGCCGTCGTCCGCTCGCAGCGATCAGCTGACGGCTCCCGCGGGTCCGGCGCCCCGCTCGATCGGGGCCCCGACGGACTCCCAGGCGATCATCCCGCCCGCGACGTTCGCCGCTGGGAAGTCGGCGCGCACGAGCGCGTCCGTCACCATGCGCGAGCGGGCGCCCGAATGGCAGATCACCAGGATCTGGCGGTCCTCCGGCAACTCGTCCTGGCGGTCCTGCAACTGGGAGAGCGGGATGAGGTGCGCCTCCGGAGAGCGCACCTCCTCCCACTCGTACGCTTCGCGGACGTCGAGCAGCCAGGCCTCCCCCGCGGCGACGATCTCGTGGGCGCGGGCAGCGCTCACCTCGTCCTCGGAGAGATAGGGGCCGCCCATGCGCCGCTCCTACTCCGCCGCGATGGCGTCGGTCGGCTGGGGGGCCGCCGCCTTGGGGCGGATCGAGCGAACCTTCTGGTCGTGCTTCTTGATCCCCGCCTCGCCCTCGCGGAACTGCGAGTACATCGGCGCTGCCAGGAAGATCGTCGAGTACGTGCCGACGATGATGCCGATCAGGAGGGCCAGCGAGATATCGCGCAGTGTCGCCGCACCGAGCGCGTAGGCGCCGATGAAGAGGATCGACGCGACCGGGAGCACGGCGACGACGGCGGTGTTGATCGACCGCACGAGGGTCTGGTTGACGGCGAGGTTCACCGACTCCGCGAAGGTCCGCCGCGTCAGCTCCATCTCCTCGCGGGTGTTCTCCCGGACCTTGTCGAACACCACGACCGTGTCGTACAGCGAATAGCCGAGGATCGTCAGGAAGCCGATCATCGTGGCCGGCGAGACCTCGAACCCGACCAGAGCGTAGATGCCCGCGGTGATGATGAGGTCGTGGAACAGCGAGATGATCGCCGACACCGACATCTTCCAGGTGCGGAAGTACAGCGCCATGGCGATGAACGCCAACAGCAGGAACACGACCAGGCCCTGGATGGACTGCTGCGTCACGTCCGCCCCCCAGGAGGGGCCGATGAATGTCGACGCGACCTCGGAGTCCGGGACGCCGTAGGCCTTGGCGAGCGCGTCGGCGACCGCCTTGGTCTCGGTGTCGGACAGCTGGTCGGTCTGCACCTGGACGGCGTTGGAGCCGACCACGCTGACGTGGGAGACGGCGTTCGGCACGACGCTCGTGACGGCGTCCTGCGCCTTGGTGGTGTCGGTGCTCTCGACGTTCGTGATCTGGAACTGCGAACCGCCGCGGAACTCGATCGAGAAGTTGAAGCCGCCCTTGAGGACCGGGATCAGGATCGACGCGATGACCATGACGGCCGCGATCGCGTACCAGATCTTGCGCTTGCCGACGAAGTCGAACGAGCGAGCACCCGTGTAGAGGTCGTTGCCGAACTTGGTGAGACGGCTGGCCATCAGGAGTCCTTCCCGTCGGTCGATCGATCGGACGACGACGAGCTCGAAGCGCCGCTCAGCTCGGCGGCCTTGCGCTCGGCGATCGTCTGGCGGCGGGCCGCCTCCTTGCTGCTGCGCGCAGCGGTTCCGGCACCGACCTTCGCCGCGGACGGCGTGCGGAACTGCGCGGCGCCGCGGTACACGGCGCCCAGCGCCTGCGGGTCGAGACCGGACCACGCGTGGCCCTCGCTGAAGAACCGCGTACGGCCGAGCAGCTGCAGCGTCGGGTGCGTGAACAGGAGCACGACGATCACGTCGATGATCGTGGTCAGACCCAGCGTGAACGCGAAGCCGCGCACATTGGCGGCGGCCAGGATGTACAGCACGATCGCGGCGAGGAGGTTGGTGGCTTTCGACGCGTAGATCGTGCGACGGGCGCGCGCCCATCCGGCCTCCACCGCGGATTCGAGACTCCTCCCGTCTCGCAGCTCGTCACGTATTCGTTCGAAGTACACGATGAACGAGTCCGCTGTGAATCCGATCGCGACGATGAGACCGGCGACGCCCGCGAGCGACAGACGGTAACCGTAGTGCCACGACAGCAGCGAGATCGTCAGCCAGGTCAGCACGCCGGCCACGACGAGCGAGAAGATCGTGACGAAGCCGAGGAGACGGTACTGGAAGAAGGTGTAGATGCCGACGAGGATCAGACCGATCAGACCCGCGACGAGACCGCTGATGAGCTGCGAGGCGCCCAGCGTCGCCGAGATGGTGTCCTGGCTCTGAACCTTGAAGCTGAACGGCAGCGCACCGAACTTGAGCTGGTCGGCCAGTGCCTTGGCGGTCGACTCCGTGAAGTTGCCCGTGATCTGCGGCTTGCCGTCGGTGATCGCGGCCTGCGTCGTCGGTGCGGAGATGACCTTGCCATCGAGGACGATCGCGAACTGGTTCTGCGCGCCGGTCAAGCCGACGAGGCGAGTGGTGACGTCCGCGAACTGCTTGGTCCCCGTGGAGTCGAACACGATGTTGACGGCCCACTGGCCGGTCGTGACGCCCTGCGAGCTCTGCACGAGCCCGGCGGAGGCGTCGCTGATGTTCTGACCCTTCACCTCGACAGGACCGAGCAGGTACTTGACCTGGTTCTGGTCGTCACAGGTGATGAGCGGCTGGTCGGTCGGCGCCGAGCTGGCGTCCGGATTGCTCTTCGACGAGCACGAGTACGCGTTGAAGTCGGCCTGCAGCTTGGGCGTCACCCAGGCGAGATCGCTGCCGTTCGTCGGCGATGCGGACGGCGTCGACTGCAGGTCCGGGGCCGGAGTCGGAGCCGGGGTGGACTTGCCGTCAGCGCCGACGACCTCATTGGTCGGGCCGCCCGAGACCAGGACCGGGCGGAAATCGAGGCGAGCGCTCGACTTGACGCGGTTCAGGGTCTCTTCGTCGGGCTTGCCCGGCAGGGAGACGACGATGTTGCGCGAGCCCTCGGTGGAGATCTGCGCCTCGGAGATGCCCGAGGCGTCGATGCGCTGGCGGATGATCGACACGGCCTGGTCCAGCTGCTGCTGCTGGATCTGCTGCCCGTTCTCGACCTGTGGGGTCAGGATCACCTGGGTCCCGCCCTCGAGATCGAGGGCGAGCTTCGGCAGCCAGGTCGCGTTGCTGAACAGCACACCGGCGGTGAGGGTGCCCAGGAGCACCACGACCAGCACACCGAGCCACGTCAGCGAACGCCAGGCTTTCTTGACCGGAGTCGACTTTGCCACCTAGGAACTCAGCTTTCTACGAGTGTTCCGCGCACGCCGAAGCGCCGCGGCCCACGGGTCGGGAGTTAGTCGTCGCTCTTCGCGCCGGGCTTCTTGGAGGTCTCGTCGATCCGCTCGCCGTACTCCGGCGTGTCGTGGCGGATGGCGTGGTCCTCGTTGAGCTCGGCGGAACCGGTCGTGAGTTCAGCGTCGGTGTCGGCCTCGGCCGGCTCGGCGACGGTGGGCTCCACGACGCGGGCGAGCACCTGCCGGTGCACCTTGATGACGTGGCCGGGGCTGGTCTCGACGAGCGCGGTGTTGTCGTCCTCGTTGACGGACAGCAGCGTCCCGTAGAGGCCGAAGTTCGTCATGACCTCGGCGCCCGGCACCATCTTCGAACGCGTCTCGGCCTGCTCGCGCTGGCGCTTGCGGCTGTTGCGGAACATGAAGAAGATGAGGGCCGCCAGGATGACGACCATCACAATAGTCAGCGGATCAATGGCCATGGAATTCTGCCGAACCTTCCGGTGGGAGTCTGTGGGGGCCGAACGGCCACCTCACATCATAAGTCATCCATCAGGGATGGTTGCTCCGAACGGCCTTGGCGCGGGCCGGGAATCCCGAAGTGACGCCACGCGGCGGGTGTCGCGACCCGCCCTCGGGGGGTCCGCGACAGCAGCCCGATGCGCACCAGGAAGGGCTCGACGACCGATTCGATCGTCTCCGCCTCCTCGCCCACCGAGACCGCGAGCGTGTTCAGGCCGACCGGTCCTCCCTCGAAGCGTTCCAGGATGGCGTGCAGCACGGCGCGGTCGAGCCGGTCGAGGCCGAGCGGGTCGACATCGTACAGTTCGAGGGCTGCTCCGACGGCAGCGAGATCGGCGCGGCCGCCGTGCACGAGGGCGTAGTCCCGCACTCGCCGCAGCAGGCGGTTGGCGATACGCGGCGTTCCCCGGCAACGCCCGGCGATCTCGGCCAGCGCCTCCCGGTCGATCTCGAGCTCGAGCATGGTGGCCGCGCGCGAGAGCACCTGCGTCAACTCGCTCTCGTCATAGAACTCGAGATGCGCCGTGAAGCCGAACCGGTCACGCAGCGGGTTCGGGAGCAGGCCGGAGCGTGTCGTCGCGCCGACCAGGGTGAACGGGGCCAGGTCGAGCGGGATCGAGGTCGCCCCCGCCCCCTTGCCGACCATGATGTCGATGCGGAAGTCCTCCATCGCCAGGTACAGCATCTCCTCCGCGGAGCGCGCCATGCGGTGGATCTCGTCGATGAAGAGCACTTCGCCCGGCGTGAGCGACGACAGCAGAGCGGCGAGGTCTCCGGCGTGCTGGATCGCGGGGCCGCTCGACAGCCGCAGCGGACGCCCGCTCTCGTGCGCGACGATCATCGCGAGGGTCGTCTTGCCGAGACCGGGCGGCCCGGCCAGGAGGATGTGATCCGCGGTGCGATCCTGCATCTTCGCGGCGGTCAGGAGCAGCTGCAGCTGTCCCCTGACCTTCGCCTGGCCGACGAACTCGGCGAGCGATCGGGGGCGGAGGGCTCCTTCGAACGCGAGCTCGGACTCCGACTCGAGCTCCGGCGCGGTCAGGTCGTCGCTCATCGTGCGCCCTGCGCGGCCGGTCCGAGGCGCGAGAGGGTGAGCCGCAGGAGGGCCGGCACCGTGTCGCGCAGGGGTTCGTCCGTGTCGGCGACGACGTCGGCGAGGGCTTCGGCGGCGACCTTCTCGGGCCAGCCCAGACCGACCAGAGCGATGAGGACGCTGTCGGAGACGGACGACGGCGTGCGCACGGACGCGACCGCGGGAACCGCTCGCCGTGTGGCGACGAGCTTGCCCGTCAGCGAGACGACGATCAGTTTGGCCGTCTTGGGCCCGATTCCGGAGACCTTGCGGAACGGGGCGTCGTCGTCGGCCGCGACCGCGTCGGCGATCTGGTCCGGCGAGAGCACGGACAGGACGCCGATCGCGGACTTCGGCCCGACACCGGTGACGCCCGTGAGCAGCTCGAAGACGTCCAGCTGCTCACGGTCGACGAAGCCGAAGAGCTGGAGGGAGTCCTCGCGGACCACCATCGACGTGTGGATGAAGGCCTCCTCGCCGATGCGCAGCGAGAGCACGTGGTCGGGGGTCAGCTGGACGGCGAAGCCGACACCGCCGACCTCGAGCACGGCGGTGCCGCCGCTCGCGGAGAGGACGGTGCCGCGGAGAGAGGAGATCACCTGGCCAGCCTACGGGGAGCCGCCGACGCCCGGGCGGACCGCTCTGCGGCGAGCCACGCCGCCTGCGCCGGGGTCTGCGCCGCTCCCCCGCCGGAGGCCGATGCGGCCGCCGCCGGTGCACCACGCCAGGCATGGCAGATCGCGATCGCGAGCGCGTCCGCCGCGTCCGCGGGTTTGGGAGCCTCGGCGAGTCCGAGGATGCGCGCGACCATCGCCTGCACCTGCTTCTTGTCGGCCGAGCCGTACCCCGTGATCGCCGCCTTCACCTCGCTCGGCGTGTGCAGCGCGACGGGCAGGCTGCGCTTCGCCGCCGAGTGCAGTGCGACCCCGCTGACCTGGGCGATCCCCATGACGGTGCGCAGGTTGTGCTGCGCGAAGACACGCTCGATCGCGACGGCAGCGGGCCGGTGCTCGTCGAGGAGCCGCTCGATCCCGTCGCCCACGGCGAGCAATCGCTCTTCCAGCGGCATGCTGGGCGGGGTTCGGATGACCGTCACTTCCACGAGCGCGGCGCGGCGGTCGGGACGCACGTCCACGACGCCGACGCCGCACCGGGTCAGACCGGGGTCGATGCCGAGCACCCGGAACGACATGACAGGCCGCTTACTCGTCGTCTTCGTCGAGCTGCGCCTGGACCTCGGCGGTCAGATCGAGGTTCGTGTAGACGTTCTGCACGTCGTCCGAGTCCTCGAGCGCGTCGATGAGGCGGAAGACCTTGCGGGCGACCTCGGCGTCGGCCTCGACGTTCACGGTCGCGACGAACTCGGCATCGGCGGAGTCGTAGTCGATGCCGGCCTCCTGCAGCGCGGTGCGCGCGGCCACGAGGTCGGTGGCCTCGGTAATGACCTCGAACGTCTCACCGCGGTCGGTGACCTCTTCCGCGCCCGCGTCGAGCACGGCGCCGAGGACCGAGTCCTCGTCGACGCCGTCCGCGTGCGGCACCACGATGACGCCCTTGCGGTGGAAGTTGTAGGCGACGCTGCCCGGATCGGCCATCGTGCCGCCGTTGCGCGTCATGGCCGTGCGCACCTCGGCGGCGGCACGGTTCTTGTTCTCGGTGAGGCACTCGATCAGCAGGGCTACGCCGCCCGGGCCGTAGCCCTCGTACATGATCGTCGTGTAGTCGATGGTCTCACCGGTCAGGCCGGCACCGCGCTTGATCGCGCGATCGATGTTGTCGTTCGGGACCGACGTCTTCTTCGCCTTCTGCACGGCGTCGACGAGGGTCGGATTGCCGGAGAGGTCGGCGCCGCCGGTCTTGGCCGCGACCTCGATGTTCTTGATGAGCTTGGCGAACGACTTGGCACGGCGTGCGTCGATGACCGCCTTCTTGTGCTTGGTCGTGGCCCACTTGGAATGCCCGGACACTGGTGCTCCCTCGAGTTACGTTCTGAACCTGTCCATAGTAATCGACGGTGTTCCCTCAGCGGCGCAAGCGGATGCCGCGCCCCGCGTGGAACCGCTCGAAGACCGCCGGCTCGGCGACCGCGCCGGCCGCCGTCCGGCCGATCCCGGACGGGTTGTGGAAGATCAGCCTCCCGTCCGCGTCGCGCGCGTGCACGAGCACGAGGTGGCCGCCACGCCGGTGGTTCGGGCGGTCCGGCCAGCGGATCTCGGGAGAGACGGACGCGAGCACCACCGCGCCGTCGCCGATCCCCGGCGCCCAGTCGGCGACGCGCGCGTGCTCGAAGACGTCGCCGTCGATGCCGAAGTCGCGCGCGATCCAGGCGAGGAACGGCCGGTAGTAGAGGC contains these protein-coding regions:
- a CDS encoding RelA/SpoT family protein, whose protein sequence is MVDTSTPQSASLRRLVPRIFSRAQPAGAVDTLIRTVRMHHPKADLSLIERAYAVAERAHTGQKRRSGEPYITHPVAVAQIIADLGIGAKTIAAALLHDTVEDTEYTLDELRDQFGDEIAMLVDGVTKLDKVKYGDSAQAETVRKMIVAMSKDIRVLIIKLADRLHNARTWGFVPAANATRKATETLEIYAPLAHRLGIQAIKWELEDLSFAVLYPKLYAEIESLVKQRTPERERLVQQVIDAINDDLKSARIRGKVVGRPKQYYSIYQKMVVRGREFDDIYDLVGIRVLVNTVRDCYAVLGQIHARWTPMPGRFKDYIATPKFNLYQSLHTTVIGPLGRPVEIQIRTEEMHQRAEFGVAAHWKYKEQTTGKSSGGPSANDTDLAWLAHISDWQAETADPSEFLDSLRFEIGAKEVYVFTPKGRVIGLPAGATPVDFAYAVHTEVGHRTMGAKVNGRLVPLESTLATGDVVEIFTSKNPDSGPSQDWLNFVKSPRARNKIRQWFTKERRDEAIEQGKDAIARAMRKQNLPLQKLMTQDALVEVASSLKYADVSTLYAAVGEGHVSTQSVIEKVVASLQSEVESDGEIDIPVKGRGRTLRNSDSGVLVRGAPDILVKLAKCCTPVPGDPIVGFITRGQGVSVHQANCHNVQSLLQEPERMIDVEWAPSSKSVFLVQIQVEALDRSGLLSDVTRVLSEHHVNILSATVTTSSDRLALSRFVFEMGDTTHLDRVLNAARRIDGVYDVYRVSAG
- a CDS encoding rhodanese-like domain-containing protein — encoded protein: MGGPYLSEDEVSAARAHEIVAAGEAWLLDVREAYEWEEVRSPEAHLIPLSQLQDRQDELPEDRQILVICHSGARSRMVTDALVRADFPAANVAGGMIAWESVGAPIERGAGPAGAVS
- the secF gene encoding protein translocase subunit SecF, with protein sequence MASRLTKFGNDLYTGARSFDFVGKRKIWYAIAAVMVIASILIPVLKGGFNFSIEFRGGSQFQITNVESTDTTKAQDAVTSVVPNAVSHVSVVGSNAVQVQTDQLSDTETKAVADALAKAYGVPDSEVASTFIGPSWGADVTQQSIQGLVVFLLLAFIAMALYFRTWKMSVSAIISLFHDLIITAGIYALVGFEVSPATMIGFLTILGYSLYDTVVVFDKVRENTREEMELTRRTFAESVNLAVNQTLVRSINTAVVAVLPVASILFIGAYALGAATLRDISLALLIGIIVGTYSTIFLAAPMYSQFREGEAGIKKHDQKVRSIRPKAAAPQPTDAIAAE
- the secD gene encoding protein translocase subunit SecD; the encoded protein is MAKSTPVKKAWRSLTWLGVLVVVLLGTLTAGVLFSNATWLPKLALDLEGGTQVILTPQVENGQQIQQQQLDQAVSIIRQRIDASGISEAQISTEGSRNIVVSLPGKPDEETLNRVKSSARLDFRPVLVSGGPTNEVVGADGKSTPAPTPAPDLQSTPSASPTNGSDLAWVTPKLQADFNAYSCSSKSNPDASSAPTDQPLITCDDQNQVKYLLGPVEVKGQNISDASAGLVQSSQGVTTGQWAVNIVFDSTGTKQFADVTTRLVGLTGAQNQFAIVLDGKVISAPTTQAAITDGKPQITGNFTESTAKALADQLKFGALPFSFKVQSQDTISATLGASQLISGLVAGLIGLILVGIYTFFQYRLLGFVTIFSLVVAGVLTWLTISLLSWHYGYRLSLAGVAGLIVAIGFTADSFIVYFERIRDELRDGRSLESAVEAGWARARRTIYASKATNLLAAIVLYILAAANVRGFAFTLGLTTIIDVIVVLLFTHPTLQLLGRTRFFSEGHAWSGLDPQALGAVYRGAAQFRTPSAAKVGAGTAARSSKEAARRQTIAERKAAELSGASSSSSSDRSTDGKDS
- the yajC gene encoding preprotein translocase subunit YajC, giving the protein MAIDPLTIVMVVILAALIFFMFRNSRKRQREQAETRSKMVPGAEVMTNFGLYGTLLSVNEDDNTALVETSPGHVIKVHRQVLARVVEPTVAEPAEADTDAELTTGSAELNEDHAIRHDTPEYGERIDETSKKPGAKSDD
- the ruvB gene encoding Holliday junction branch migration DNA helicase RuvB, giving the protein MSDDLTAPELESESELAFEGALRPRSLAEFVGQAKVRGQLQLLLTAAKMQDRTADHILLAGPPGLGKTTLAMIVAHESGRPLRLSSGPAIQHAGDLAALLSSLTPGEVLFIDEIHRMARSAEEMLYLAMEDFRIDIMVGKGAGATSIPLDLAPFTLVGATTRSGLLPNPLRDRFGFTAHLEFYDESELTQVLSRAATMLELEIDREALAEIAGRCRGTPRIANRLLRRVRDYALVHGGRADLAAVGAALELYDVDPLGLDRLDRAVLHAILERFEGGPVGLNTLAVSVGEEAETIESVVEPFLVRIGLLSRTPRGRVATPAAWRHFGIPGPRQGRSEQPSLMDDL
- the ruvA gene encoding Holliday junction branch migration protein RuvA, translated to MISSLRGTVLSASGGTAVLEVGGVGFAVQLTPDHVLSLRIGEEAFIHTSMVVREDSLQLFGFVDREQLDVFELLTGVTGVGPKSAIGVLSVLSPDQIADAVAADDDAPFRKVSGIGPKTAKLIVVSLTGKLVATRRAVPAVASVRTPSSVSDSVLIALVGLGWPEKVAAEALADVVADTDEPLRDTVPALLRLTLSRLGPAAQGAR
- the ruvC gene encoding crossover junction endodeoxyribonuclease RuvC → MSFRVLGIDPGLTRCGVGVVDVRPDRRAALVEVTVIRTPPSMPLEERLLAVGDGIERLLDEHRPAAVAIERVFAQHNLRTVMGIAQVSGVALHSAAKRSLPVALHTPSEVKAAITGYGSADKKQVQAMVARILGLAEAPKPADAADALAIAICHAWRGAPAAAASASGGGAAQTPAQAAWLAAERSARASAAPRRLAR
- a CDS encoding YebC/PmpR family DNA-binding transcriptional regulator; amino-acid sequence: MSGHSKWATTKHKKAVIDARRAKSFAKLIKNIEVAAKTGGADLSGNPTLVDAVQKAKKTSVPNDNIDRAIKRGAGLTGETIDYTTIMYEGYGPGGVALLIECLTENKNRAAAEVRTAMTRNGGTMADPGSVAYNFHRKGVIVVPHADGVDEDSVLGAVLDAGAEEVTDRGETFEVITEATDLVAARTALQEAGIDYDSADAEFVATVNVEADAEVARKVFRLIDALEDSDDVQNVYTNLDLTAEVQAQLDEDDE